A single genomic interval of Labeo rohita strain BAU-BD-2019 chromosome 13, IGBB_LRoh.1.0, whole genome shotgun sequence harbors:
- the c1d gene encoding nuclear nucleic acid-binding protein C1D — protein sequence MADDGLAEDYPTEIEENLNDFDSSLSSVQNMVQTLVSVSRSDNLLKLDPLDQAKLDLMSAYALNSMFWMYLVTQGVNPKDHAIKQELERIRTYMNKVKEITDKRKAARLDKDAASRFVRNALWDTEDKKRKDTTEHPKKGKHIRFS from the exons ATGGCTGATGATGGTCTTGCAGAGGATTACCCCACTGAAATTGAGGAAAACCTGAATGATTTTGATTCCTCTTTGAGCTCTGTCCAGAATATGGTCCAAACACTCGTGTCTGTATCCAGAAGTGACAATCTGCTTAAA CTGGATCCTCTTGATCAAGCTAAATTGGATCTGATGTCTGCATATGCCCTTAACTCGATGTTCTGGA TGTATCTGGTGACACAAGGAGTCAATCCGAAAGACCATGCGATTAAACAAGAATTG GAGAGAATCAGGACATACATGAACAAAGTCAAAGAGATCACGGACAAAAGAAAAGCTGCACGTCTGGACAAAGATGCAGCGTCACGGTTTGTACGGAATGCACTGTGGGACACAGAggacaagaaaagaaaagacacAACTGAACATCCCAAGAAAGGAAAACACATAAGGTTTTCTTGA